One part of the Streptomyces sp. AM 2-1-1 genome encodes these proteins:
- a CDS encoding DUF389 domain-containing protein, which translates to MDMIHVRAVSPPDLTDRVVELLGADPCVLNLIVQPGAARNPDGDAIACDVLTRGANEVIRGLRDARLDERGSLVVEPVDMAFFGRAEEDGRQESGLLAVAPVWEQVEARIRSEGRYPPSFYLYLVVAGLIGSVGIVTNSQILIVAAMVVGPEYGAIVSVALGIDRRDRPTVRRGLRALGGGMLLAVVVTFLFSLLIRAFGLQSAAFDAGLRPVSDLINTPNFFSVAVATLAGVVGIVSLTEARTSALLGVFISVTTIPAAAAVAVSVAFTSWQEAWGSLVQLLVNVVVLILVGTGSLRCQRAIWRRVARRRGGPDGAA; encoded by the coding sequence CTGACCGACCGGGTCGTGGAGCTGCTCGGCGCCGATCCCTGTGTGCTCAACCTGATCGTGCAGCCCGGCGCCGCCCGGAATCCGGACGGCGACGCGATCGCCTGCGACGTGCTGACGCGCGGGGCCAACGAGGTGATCCGAGGACTGCGGGACGCCCGCCTCGACGAGCGCGGCTCCCTCGTCGTCGAGCCGGTGGACATGGCGTTCTTCGGGCGGGCCGAGGAGGACGGACGGCAGGAGTCCGGGCTGCTCGCCGTGGCGCCCGTGTGGGAGCAGGTCGAGGCGCGCATCCGGTCGGAGGGCCGGTATCCGCCGAGCTTCTACCTCTACCTGGTCGTCGCCGGGCTGATCGGCTCGGTCGGCATCGTCACCAATTCGCAGATCCTGATCGTGGCGGCCATGGTCGTCGGTCCCGAGTACGGGGCGATCGTCAGCGTCGCCCTGGGTATCGACCGGCGCGACCGACCCACCGTCCGGCGCGGGCTGCGGGCGCTGGGCGGCGGCATGCTGCTGGCGGTGGTGGTCACCTTCCTCTTCAGCCTGCTCATCCGGGCTTTCGGCCTCCAGTCGGCCGCGTTCGACGCGGGGCTGCGTCCGGTGTCCGACCTGATCAACACGCCCAACTTCTTCTCCGTGGCAGTGGCGACGCTGGCGGGGGTCGTCGGCATCGTCTCGCTCACCGAGGCGCGGACGAGCGCGTTGCTGGGGGTGTTCATCTCGGTCACCACCATTCCGGCGGCCGCCGCCGTCGCGGTCTCCGTCGCCTTCACCAGCTGGCAGGAGGCGTGGGGCTCACTGGTGCAGCTCCTGGTGAACGTCGTGGTGCTGATCCTCGTCGGGACGGGGTCCCTGCGATGCCAGCGGGCGATCTGGAGGCGGGTCGCCCGGCGGCGGGGCGGCCCGGACGGGGCCGCCTGA